A single region of the Prochlorococcus marinus str. MIT 0917 genome encodes:
- a CDS encoding DEAD/DEAH box helicase, whose protein sequence is MTNKNLHEDSSCPVEQDVLEESTEEILDEGEQNSENGFSEFNFSEELIQTISDKGYSSPTPIQKAAIPELLLGRDLVGQAQTGTGKTAAFALPILERLKKDVRHPQVLVLAPTRELAMQVAESFRTYSAGHPHFKVLAIYGGSDFRNQINTLRRGVDVVVGTPGRVMDHMRQKTLNTSHLSCLVLDEADEMLRMGFIDDVEWILEQLPEERQLVLFSATMPSEIRRLSKKYLNSPAEITIKATELKERLIRQRYISVQNVYKINALQRVLEAVSEEGVIIFARTKAITIVVAEKLESFGYNVAVLNGDIPQNQRERTVERLRQGSINILVATDVAARGLDVDRIGLVINYDMPFDREAYVHRIGRTGRAGRNGEAILFVNPRERSFLSNLERAVGQPIEKMDIPDNELINSNRVNKLKAKLIKAASTERDNPEESNILEELIKNVEKELEIDPKDLTLAALNLAVGFNALLENGNEDWIRQSAQKNTRNDRRDNKFKQRRRGDFDNNRLEDEMDRFRVEVGHRDRVKPGNLVGAIANEAGLKGRSIGRIRIFENYSLVDLPKQMPDNVFQALKKVKVMNRELQINRAD, encoded by the coding sequence ATGACAAATAAAAATCTACATGAGGATTCCTCATGTCCAGTAGAACAAGATGTTCTCGAGGAATCTACTGAGGAAATATTGGATGAAGGTGAACAAAATTCAGAAAATGGATTTTCTGAATTTAACTTTAGTGAAGAACTAATTCAAACAATTTCTGATAAAGGCTACTCATCACCCACTCCTATTCAAAAAGCTGCAATTCCTGAATTACTTCTAGGTAGAGATTTAGTTGGGCAAGCTCAAACAGGTACAGGTAAAACAGCTGCATTTGCATTGCCAATCCTTGAAAGACTAAAAAAGGATGTTCGACATCCACAAGTTTTAGTTCTAGCTCCAACTCGCGAGTTGGCTATGCAAGTGGCTGAATCATTTCGCACATATTCCGCAGGGCATCCGCACTTTAAAGTACTTGCAATATATGGAGGCTCTGATTTCCGAAATCAAATCAACACACTTAGGAGGGGAGTTGATGTGGTCGTGGGGACTCCTGGACGAGTTATGGATCATATGCGCCAAAAGACTCTAAATACTAGTCATTTAAGTTGTTTAGTTCTAGATGAAGCTGATGAAATGTTAAGAATGGGGTTCATAGATGATGTTGAGTGGATTTTAGAACAATTACCAGAGGAGAGACAACTGGTTTTGTTCTCAGCGACAATGCCATCAGAGATAAGAAGATTATCAAAAAAATATTTAAATAGTCCTGCAGAAATAACTATAAAAGCAACTGAATTGAAGGAAAGACTGATCAGGCAAAGGTATATAAGCGTTCAAAATGTTTATAAAATCAATGCACTTCAAAGAGTACTTGAAGCTGTATCAGAAGAAGGAGTAATAATATTCGCTAGAACAAAAGCTATTACAATTGTAGTAGCTGAAAAATTAGAATCATTTGGATATAATGTAGCTGTTTTAAATGGAGATATTCCTCAAAATCAAAGGGAACGAACTGTTGAAAGGTTAAGACAGGGTTCTATCAATATTTTAGTAGCTACAGATGTCGCAGCAAGAGGCCTTGATGTGGATCGAATTGGGTTAGTAATAAATTATGATATGCCATTTGATCGCGAAGCGTATGTTCATAGAATTGGTAGAACTGGACGTGCAGGAAGAAATGGTGAAGCTATTCTTTTTGTTAATCCAAGAGAAAGATCTTTTTTAAGTAATCTTGAAAGAGCTGTAGGTCAACCAATTGAGAAAATGGATATTCCAGACAATGAACTTATCAACAGCAACCGAGTTAATAAGCTTAAAGCAAAATTAATAAAGGCCGCTTCAACGGAAAGAGATAACCCAGAAGAGTCTAATATTTTAGAAGAATTAATAAAAAATGTTGAAAAAGAATTAGAAATAGATCCAAAAGACTTAACACTTGCCGCATTAAATTTAGCAGTTGGTTTTAATGCACTCCTTGAGAATGGGAATGAAGATTGGATCAGGCAATCAGCTCAAAAGAATACAAGAAATGATCGACGAGACAATAAATTCAAACAACGAAGGAGAGGTGATTTTGATAACAACAGACTTGAAGATGAGATGGACAGATTCAGGGTTGAAGTTGGGCACCGAGATAGAGTTAAGCCTGGTAATCTAGTCGGAGCAATTGCCAACGAAGCAGGACTAAAAGGAAGATCTATAGGGAGAATAAGAATATTTGAAAACTACAGCCTAGTAGATTTGCCAAAACAAATGCCTGATAATGTTTTTCAAGCTTTAAAGAAAGTCAAAGTAATGAATAGAGAATTACAGATAAACCGAGCTGACTGA
- a CDS encoding ABC transporter ATP-binding protein, with protein MNRSSTKINRTPIARLLSNLKSQKRLIYSAITCSILNKFFDLAPPVLIGISVDVVVRKESSWLGSIGFNTVPDQLIVLAVISFLIWTAESFFEYLYGLLWRNLAQKTQHYLRIKAYEHLQKLEMTFFESDNTGRLMTVLNDDINQLERFLDEGANKIIQLIITVFIVGGAMILLAPEIALLAFIPIPFILWGSINFQKNLAPRYREVRDRAGDLASRLNNNLSGMLTIKSFATEDWELERLRLDSNLYQESNRKAIKLSAAFIPLIRFAILFAFLAILIAGGFQTWKGLMPVGTYSFLVFITQRLLWPLTTLGHILDDYQRSMASTNRVLDLIDTPIKIKTGKIKLDTNNVQGKIKFKNVDFTYQGRAQVIKNFNLDIFPGTKIGIVGATGSGKSTLVKLLLRLYKISKGSIEIDGNSIESLDLKSLRRSIALVSQETYLFQGTIEENISYGSQNIDKSKIINAADTAEATEFINKLPEGLKTIVGERGQKLSGGQRQRIAIARAILKNAPILILDEATASVDNETEAAIQRSLKKITNSCTTIVIAHRLSTVIDADEIIVLDKGKVIEKGTHSSLLKNKDFYYYLWKIQAGENNT; from the coding sequence ATGAATAGATCGAGTACAAAAATAAATAGAACACCGATAGCAAGACTTTTAAGTAATCTTAAAAGTCAAAAGCGTCTAATTTATTCAGCTATTACTTGCTCTATATTAAATAAATTTTTTGATCTAGCACCACCTGTATTAATTGGTATATCTGTTGATGTAGTAGTAAGAAAAGAAAGTTCATGGCTAGGTTCAATAGGCTTCAATACTGTCCCAGATCAGTTAATTGTACTTGCAGTAATTTCATTTTTGATTTGGACAGCTGAGTCATTCTTTGAATATTTGTATGGATTATTGTGGAGAAATTTAGCTCAGAAGACACAACACTATTTAAGAATCAAAGCATATGAGCATTTACAAAAATTAGAGATGACATTCTTCGAATCAGATAATACAGGAAGGCTTATGACTGTACTTAATGATGATATTAATCAATTAGAAAGATTCTTGGATGAAGGAGCTAATAAAATCATTCAATTAATCATTACTGTTTTTATTGTTGGTGGGGCAATGATTTTATTAGCTCCAGAAATTGCATTGCTAGCATTCATACCTATTCCATTTATCCTTTGGGGTTCGATTAATTTTCAGAAGAACCTAGCTCCTCGTTACCGTGAAGTCAGAGATAGAGCTGGAGATCTTGCCTCAAGACTAAATAATAACCTAAGTGGAATGCTTACTATTAAAAGTTTCGCTACTGAGGATTGGGAACTAGAAAGATTAAGACTAGATAGCAATCTATATCAAGAAAGCAATAGAAAGGCAATTAAGTTATCAGCTGCATTTATACCATTAATTAGATTCGCAATACTATTTGCATTCCTTGCAATATTAATTGCTGGAGGCTTCCAAACTTGGAAAGGATTGATGCCAGTCGGAACTTATAGTTTTTTAGTATTTATTACACAAAGATTATTATGGCCCTTAACAACATTAGGTCATATTTTGGATGATTATCAAAGATCAATGGCTTCAACAAATAGAGTTTTAGATTTAATAGATACTCCAATAAAAATTAAAACTGGAAAAATCAAATTAGATACTAATAATGTCCAAGGTAAAATCAAATTTAAGAATGTTGATTTCACCTATCAAGGTCGGGCTCAAGTTATTAAAAACTTTAATTTAGATATTTTCCCAGGAACGAAAATAGGCATTGTAGGTGCTACCGGTTCTGGTAAAAGTACACTTGTAAAACTATTATTAAGGCTGTATAAAATAAGTAAAGGTTCAATAGAAATTGATGGAAACTCAATTGAATCATTAGATTTAAAAAGTCTACGACGATCTATTGCATTAGTAAGCCAGGAAACATATTTATTTCAAGGTACAATTGAAGAAAATATTTCTTATGGATCACAAAATATTGATAAGTCAAAAATAATAAATGCTGCAGATACTGCTGAAGCAACTGAATTTATTAATAAACTGCCAGAAGGTTTAAAAACAATAGTTGGAGAAAGAGGACAAAAGTTATCTGGTGGACAAAGGCAAAGAATTGCTATCGCAAGGGCAATCTTAAAAAACGCCCCAATATTAATATTAGATGAGGCAACAGCATCTGTAGATAATGAAACTGAAGCCGCGATTCAAAGGTCTCTAAAGAAGATAACAAATAGCTGCACCACAATTGTTATTGCACATCGATTAAGCACAGTAATAGATGCTGACGAAATTATAGTTTTAGATAAAGGAAAGGTCATCGAGAAAGGAACACATAGTTCTCTTCTAAAAAATAAAGATTTCTATTACTACCTATGGAAAATTCAAGCTGGTGAAAATAATACTTAA
- the psbP gene encoding photosystem II reaction center PsbP, protein MIKFLRTSFKSLLAIALVLTLGACSTGGAAGLEPFKSQDGRYGFLFPTGWTRVAVDNGPEVVYHDLINSDETLSLVISKLENEVDLDDLGGPDAVGERLFGEKNINNPIQLIDASEREIDERKFYDLEYSIDLKEKSRHEIATVVVDRGYLYTLAASTSEQRWSKMQDTFKKVVSSFTFFV, encoded by the coding sequence ATGATCAAATTTCTACGAACATCTTTTAAATCTCTTTTGGCTATTGCTCTAGTCTTGACACTCGGAGCATGCTCTACAGGGGGAGCCGCAGGGCTGGAACCTTTTAAAAGTCAAGATGGACGATATGGTTTCCTTTTTCCAACAGGGTGGACGAGAGTGGCTGTCGATAATGGCCCAGAGGTTGTTTATCATGACTTGATTAATTCAGATGAAACTCTCAGCCTTGTTATTTCTAAATTGGAGAATGAAGTTGATTTAGATGACTTGGGTGGACCGGATGCCGTAGGGGAAAGACTCTTTGGCGAAAAAAATATTAATAATCCTATTCAATTAATTGATGCTTCTGAGAGAGAAATAGATGAACGCAAATTTTATGATCTTGAATATTCTATTGATTTAAAAGAAAAAAGTAGGCACGAAATCGCTACTGTTGTCGTAGACAGAGGTTATTTATATACACTTGCCGCCAGCACCAGTGAACAACGCTGGTCAAAAATGCAAGATACTTTTAAAAAAGTAGTTAGTTCTTTTACTTTTTTTGTCTAA
- the recR gene encoding recombination mediator RecR produces MSGFTKPLSKLIDQFEQLPGIGPRTAQRLALHLLRQPEEKIRLFSEALVNAKNQVGQCKKCFHLTAGEQCEICLNKQRNQDLICVVSESRDLLALERTREYKGLYHVIGGLISPMDGIGPEMLEISSLIRRVDKENIKEVILALTPSIEGDTTSLYVGRLLKPFTKVTRIAYGLPVGSELEYADEVTLSRALEGRTDLD; encoded by the coding sequence CTGAGCGGCTTCACAAAACCATTATCTAAATTAATTGATCAATTTGAGCAATTGCCTGGGATAGGACCCAGAACTGCTCAAAGATTAGCCTTGCATCTTTTGCGCCAACCCGAAGAGAAAATAAGACTGTTTTCAGAGGCTTTAGTTAATGCAAAGAATCAGGTAGGCCAATGCAAGAAGTGTTTTCATTTAACTGCAGGAGAACAATGCGAAATTTGTTTAAACAAACAAAGAAATCAAGATCTGATTTGCGTTGTTTCCGAGTCAAGAGATTTACTTGCGCTTGAACGAACTCGCGAGTACAAAGGTCTTTATCATGTCATTGGTGGACTGATTTCTCCGATGGATGGTATTGGACCAGAGATGCTTGAAATATCAAGTCTTATAAGAAGAGTGGATAAAGAAAATATCAAAGAAGTCATACTTGCCTTAACTCCAAGTATTGAAGGGGATACTACGAGTCTTTATGTTGGAAGATTATTAAAGCCTTTCACAAAAGTCACTCGTATTGCTTATGGACTTCCTGTTGGAAGTGAATTGGAATATGCCGATGAGGTAACTCTTTCGCGTGCTTTAGAAGGACGTACAGATTTAGATTAA
- the lipA gene encoding lipoyl synthase has product MTTTTRKTTKYSNFLPAERLPSWIKPSIGNASQLEKVQKLVKENRLHTICEEGRCPNRGECYAAGTATFLLGGSICTRSCAFCQVEKGKSPEKVNIFEAEKIANAVQVLDLKYVVLTAVARDDLTDHGASLFTTTIEAIKSLNPGVAIEVLTPDFWGGNNKDNNKEQRERLKLVLSADPICFNHNLETVKRLQREVRRGATYEHSLNLLKSAREIAPKIPTKSGIMLGLGEKFHEIIQTLKDLREVDCQYLTIGQYLRPSLAHIPVSHYWSPTKFNDFAEIAKRLGFKKVNSGPLVRSSYHANETLDLVS; this is encoded by the coding sequence ATGACCACAACCACAAGAAAAACAACAAAATATAGTAACTTCCTTCCAGCAGAACGTTTACCTAGTTGGATCAAACCATCCATAGGGAACGCATCTCAACTAGAAAAAGTTCAAAAGCTAGTAAAGGAAAATAGATTACATACAATCTGTGAGGAAGGTAGATGTCCGAACAGAGGTGAATGTTACGCCGCTGGTACGGCTACTTTTTTATTAGGTGGCTCAATCTGTACAAGGAGCTGCGCATTCTGCCAAGTAGAGAAAGGGAAATCACCCGAGAAAGTAAATATTTTCGAAGCAGAAAAAATTGCAAATGCTGTTCAGGTCTTAGATCTCAAGTATGTGGTACTAACCGCAGTTGCAAGAGATGATTTAACTGATCACGGCGCAAGTCTATTCACTACAACAATAGAGGCAATTAAATCATTGAATCCTGGTGTCGCGATAGAGGTGCTAACACCAGATTTCTGGGGTGGAAACAACAAGGACAATAACAAAGAACAAAGAGAACGACTTAAGCTAGTTCTCTCGGCTGATCCTATTTGCTTTAACCATAATCTTGAGACCGTCAAGAGACTTCAGAGAGAAGTCAGAAGAGGAGCTACTTACGAACATTCACTAAACCTCCTCAAATCTGCCAGGGAAATCGCTCCAAAGATTCCTACAAAATCAGGAATAATGCTTGGACTAGGAGAAAAGTTTCATGAAATAATTCAAACCCTCAAAGACCTAAGAGAAGTCGACTGCCAATATCTAACTATCGGCCAATATTTACGACCATCACTTGCTCATATTCCAGTTTCTCATTACTGGTCACCTACAAAATTCAATGATTTTGCAGAAATAGCAAAGAGATTAGGTTTTAAGAAAGTAAACAGCGGTCCACTAGTAAGAAGCAGTTACCATGCGAATGAAACCTTAGATTTAGTCTCCTAA
- a CDS encoding rhodanese-related sulfurtransferase, whose product MKTGESFKKVKYKVAAFYNFLSILDKDIFLLKEELSELAKNNGVKGTILIATEGINGTVCGPEKAIIHFIEFLKQLLKISDINVKYSWTEKQAFRRFKARKKKEIVTIGLKQINPIKSVGKYIKADEWNEFLEDPDSVVIDTRNEYEIKIGNFAGALNPHTSSFREFPAWVQKHLKPLIEQNPSLKIGMYCTGGIRCEKATSYLIEEGFSDVYHLEGGILKYLEDVTPEKSLWDGECFVFDQRVSLDHALSPGSHTMCHACGLPISPEDLKKPTYIKGLQCEACVNKFTDSDRARFAERQRQIDEIMKRLPENSIWPVS is encoded by the coding sequence ATGAAAACAGGAGAAAGCTTCAAGAAAGTTAAATACAAAGTTGCTGCATTCTACAATTTCTTGTCGATTCTTGACAAAGATATTTTTTTGCTTAAAGAAGAATTGTCGGAATTAGCAAAGAATAATGGAGTAAAAGGAACTATCTTAATAGCCACTGAAGGAATCAATGGTACGGTTTGTGGACCTGAAAAAGCAATAATCCACTTTATTGAATTTTTAAAGCAATTATTAAAGATATCAGACATTAATGTTAAATATAGCTGGACTGAAAAACAGGCGTTTAGACGCTTCAAGGCTCGCAAGAAAAAAGAAATCGTCACTATTGGGCTAAAACAAATCAATCCTATTAAATCTGTAGGTAAATATATAAAAGCTGATGAATGGAATGAGTTCTTAGAAGATCCAGATAGTGTTGTTATTGATACACGTAATGAGTATGAAATAAAAATTGGTAATTTTGCAGGAGCTTTAAATCCACATACAAGTTCATTTCGTGAATTTCCTGCATGGGTTCAAAAGCATTTAAAGCCTTTAATCGAACAGAATCCCTCTTTAAAAATAGGAATGTATTGTACGGGTGGAATAAGATGCGAAAAAGCCACCTCTTATTTAATAGAGGAAGGCTTTTCCGATGTATATCACCTTGAGGGTGGAATACTGAAATATCTAGAAGATGTTACACCTGAGAAGAGTCTATGGGATGGTGAGTGCTTTGTTTTTGATCAACGTGTCTCTTTAGATCATGCTCTCTCACCAGGTTCACACACTATGTGTCATGCTTGTGGATTGCCTATCTCCCCTGAGGATTTGAAAAAGCCAACGTATATTAAAGGCTTGCAATGTGAGGCTTGTGTGAATAAATTTACAGATAGCGATAGAGCTAGATTTGCGGAGAGACAACGTCAAATTGATGAAATAATGAAACGTCTACCTGAAAATTCTATATGGCCAGTCTCATGA
- the bioB gene encoding biotin synthase BioB, with product MTLINPNIQESNKFTFKDESLLDFNSIKGGDIRHDWSIDEVKEILQLPLMDLLWRAQIVHRSYNPGYKVQLASLLSVKTGGCSEDCSYCPQSVHNETKVQPIPALQVKSVLDRARAAKDAGADRFCMGWAWREIQDGKAFDSMLEMIRGVRELGLEACVTAGMITDSQASRLAEAGLTAYNHNLDTSPEHYSKIISTRTYQDRLETLRRVRTAGITVCCGGIIGMGESVSDRASLLKVLATLDPHPESVPINALVAVEGTPMEDLSSIDPLEMVRMVATARIIMPKSRIRLSAGRQQLGREAQILCLQSGADSIFYGDTLLTTSNPEIEADRKLLADAGIKANFTQE from the coding sequence ATGACTCTAATTAACCCTAATATTCAGGAATCTAATAAATTCACTTTTAAAGATGAATCATTATTAGATTTTAATTCTATAAAAGGTGGAGATATTAGACATGATTGGTCTATAGATGAAGTCAAAGAGATACTTCAGTTGCCATTAATGGATTTATTGTGGAGAGCTCAAATAGTTCATAGGTCTTACAATCCAGGTTATAAAGTTCAACTAGCTTCTCTTCTAAGTGTGAAGACAGGTGGATGCTCAGAAGATTGTTCGTACTGTCCTCAATCTGTACACAACGAAACAAAGGTTCAACCTATTCCTGCTCTTCAAGTCAAGTCAGTCCTTGACAGAGCAAGAGCGGCTAAAGATGCAGGTGCAGATAGATTCTGCATGGGCTGGGCTTGGCGTGAGATCCAAGACGGAAAAGCGTTTGATTCAATGCTGGAAATGATTAGAGGTGTTAGAGAACTTGGCCTTGAGGCATGTGTTACTGCTGGAATGATTACCGATTCACAAGCATCTAGATTGGCAGAAGCAGGTCTAACAGCTTATAACCACAATTTAGATACAAGCCCTGAACATTATTCAAAAATTATTTCAACAAGAACATATCAAGATCGACTTGAGACATTGAGAAGAGTACGTACAGCTGGAATAACAGTGTGTTGCGGTGGAATTATTGGTATGGGCGAATCTGTCTCTGATAGAGCATCTTTACTCAAAGTATTGGCGACCTTAGATCCACATCCTGAGAGTGTCCCTATAAATGCTTTGGTGGCTGTAGAGGGGACACCTATGGAAGACTTATCTTCAATTGATCCATTGGAGATGGTTCGCATGGTCGCGACAGCAAGGATCATTATGCCTAAAAGTCGAATAAGACTTAGCGCGGGTAGGCAGCAATTAGGTAGGGAGGCTCAAATACTATGTCTACAATCTGGAGCTGATTCGATTTTTTATGGAGATACTCTTTTAACTACTAGTAACCCTGAAATTGAAGCTGACCGAAAGCTTTTAGCTGATGCTGGGATTAAGGCCAATTTTACTCAAGAATAA